A single genomic interval of Canis lupus dingo isolate Sandy chromosome 6, ASM325472v2, whole genome shotgun sequence harbors:
- the TBC1D24 gene encoding TBC1 domain family member 24 isoform X1, which translates to MDPPGYNCFVDRDKMDAAVQDQGPKELSCTELAELKQLARQGYWAHSYALRGKVYQRLIRDIPCRTVTPDASVYSDIVGKIVGKHSGTSLPLPEFVDNTQVPSYCLNTRGEGAVRKILLCIANQFPDVSFCPALPAVVALLLHYSTDEAQCFENACRILACNDPSRKLVDQSFLAFESSCMTFGDLVNKYCQAAHKLMVAVSEDVLQVYADWQRWLFGELPLSYFARVFDVFLVEGYKVLYRVALAILKFFHKVRAGQPLESDSVKQDIRAFVRDIAKTVSPEKLLEKAFAIRLFSRKEIQLLQMANEKALKQKGITVKQKSVSLSKRQFVHLAVHAENFHSEIVSVKEMRDIWSWVPERFALCQPLLLFSSLQHGYSLTRFYFQCEGHEPTLLLIKTTQKEVCGAYLSTDWSERNKFGGKVGFFGTGECFVFRLQPEVQRYEWVVIKHPELTKPVSLEAVAAPSPPCRPMSSDPADRLSPFLATRHFNLPSKTESMFMAGGNDCLIIGGGGGQALYIDGDLNRGRTGHCDTFNNQPLCSENFLIAAVEAWGFQDPDTQ; encoded by the exons ATGGACCCCCCAGGGTACAACTGCTTTGTGGACAGAGACAAGATGGACGCTGCCGTGCAGGACCAGGGCCCCAAGGAGCTGAGCTGTACGGAACTGGCGGAGCTGAAGCAGCTGGCTCGCCAGGGCTACTGGGCCCACAGCTATGCCCTGCGGGGCAAGGTGTACCAGCGCCTGATCCGCGACATCCCCTGCCGAACCGTCACGCCAGATGCCAGCGTGTACAGCGACATCGTGGGCAAGATTGTGGGCAAGCACAGCGGCACCAGCCTGCCCTTGCCCGAGTTCGTGGACAACACGCAGGTGCCCAGCTACTGCCTGAACACCCGGGGCGAGGGTGCCGTGCGGAAGATCCTGCTGTGCATCGCCAACCAGTTCCCCGACGTGTCCTTCTGCCCCGCGCTGCCCGCTGTCGTGGCTCTGCTGCTCCACTACAGCACGGACGAGGCCCAGTGCTTTGAGAACGCCTGCCGCATCCTGGCCTGCAATGATCCCAGCAGGAAGCTTGTAGATCAGAGCTTCCTGGCCTTCGAGTCATCCTGCATGACGTTTGGGGACCTTGTGAACAAGTACTGCCAGGCGGCCCACAAGCTGATGGTGGCCGTGTCCGAGGATGTCCTGCAGGTGTACGCAGACTGGCAGCGCTGGCTGTTTGGGGAGCTGCCCCTCAGCTACTTCGCTCGCGTCTTCGATGTCTTCCTGGTGGAGGGGTACAAGGTGCTGTACCGCGTGGCGCTGGCCATCCTCAAGTTCTTTCACAAGGTCAGAGCTGGGCAGCCGCTCGAGTCGGACAGCGTGAAGCAGGACATTCGTGCCTTCGTCAGGGACATCGCCAAGACCGTGTCTCCGGAGAAGCTGCTGGAGAAGGCATTTGCCATCCGCCTCTTCTCCCGCAAGGAGATCCAGCTCCTGCAGATGGCCAACGAGAAGGCTCTGAAGCAGAAAGGCATCACCGTCAAGCAGAAGAG TGTTTCACTTTCTAAAAG GCAGTTTGTGCACCTAGCCGTGCACGCAGAGAACTTCCACTCGGAGATTGTCAGTGTGAAGGAGATGAGGGACATCTGGTCGTGGGTCCCCGAACGCTTCGCCCTCTGCCAGCCCCTCCTGCTCTTCTCCTCCCTGCAGCACGGGTACAGCCTCACCAG GTTCTATTTCCAGTGTGAAGGACACGAACCCACCCTCTTGCTCATTAAGACCACGCAAAAGGAG GTGTGTGGGGCTTACCTGTCAACAGACTGGAGTGAGAGAAACAAGTTTGGAGGCAAAGTGGGCTTCTTTGGGACCGGAGAGTGCTTCGTGTTTAGG CTGCAGCCTGAGGTCCAGCGCTATGAGTGGGTGGTCATCAAACACCCGGAGCTGACCAAGCCGGTGTCCTTGGAGGCTGTCGCTGCCCCGTCCCCTCCCTGCCGCCCCATGTCCTCAGACCCTGCAGATCGCCTCTCACCCTTCCTGGCCACACGTCACTTCAATCTGCCCTCCAAGACTGAGTCCATGTTCATGGCCGGAGGCAACGACTGCCTCATCATAG GTGGAGGCGGTGGCCAGGCACTCTACATCGATGGGGACCTGAACCGGGGCCGCACCGGCCACTGCGACACTTTCAACAACCAGCCCCTCTGCTCTGAGAACTTCCTCATCGCTGCTGTGGAGGCCTGGGGCTTCCAGGACCCTGACACCCAGTGA
- the TBC1D24 gene encoding TBC1 domain family member 24 isoform X2 — protein sequence MDPPGYNCFVDRDKMDAAVQDQGPKELSCTELAELKQLARQGYWAHSYALRGKVYQRLIRDIPCRTVTPDASVYSDIVGKIVGKHSGTSLPLPEFVDNTQVPSYCLNTRGEGAVRKILLCIANQFPDVSFCPALPAVVALLLHYSTDEAQCFENACRILACNDPSRKLVDQSFLAFESSCMTFGDLVNKYCQAAHKLMVAVSEDVLQVYADWQRWLFGELPLSYFARVFDVFLVEGYKVLYRVALAILKFFHKVRAGQPLESDSVKQDIRAFVRDIAKTVSPEKLLEKAFAIRLFSRKEIQLLQMANEKALKQKGITVKQKRQFVHLAVHAENFHSEIVSVKEMRDIWSWVPERFALCQPLLLFSSLQHGYSLTRFYFQCEGHEPTLLLIKTTQKEVCGAYLSTDWSERNKFGGKVGFFGTGECFVFRLQPEVQRYEWVVIKHPELTKPVSLEAVAAPSPPCRPMSSDPADRLSPFLATRHFNLPSKTESMFMAGGNDCLIIGGGGGQALYIDGDLNRGRTGHCDTFNNQPLCSENFLIAAVEAWGFQDPDTQ from the exons ATGGACCCCCCAGGGTACAACTGCTTTGTGGACAGAGACAAGATGGACGCTGCCGTGCAGGACCAGGGCCCCAAGGAGCTGAGCTGTACGGAACTGGCGGAGCTGAAGCAGCTGGCTCGCCAGGGCTACTGGGCCCACAGCTATGCCCTGCGGGGCAAGGTGTACCAGCGCCTGATCCGCGACATCCCCTGCCGAACCGTCACGCCAGATGCCAGCGTGTACAGCGACATCGTGGGCAAGATTGTGGGCAAGCACAGCGGCACCAGCCTGCCCTTGCCCGAGTTCGTGGACAACACGCAGGTGCCCAGCTACTGCCTGAACACCCGGGGCGAGGGTGCCGTGCGGAAGATCCTGCTGTGCATCGCCAACCAGTTCCCCGACGTGTCCTTCTGCCCCGCGCTGCCCGCTGTCGTGGCTCTGCTGCTCCACTACAGCACGGACGAGGCCCAGTGCTTTGAGAACGCCTGCCGCATCCTGGCCTGCAATGATCCCAGCAGGAAGCTTGTAGATCAGAGCTTCCTGGCCTTCGAGTCATCCTGCATGACGTTTGGGGACCTTGTGAACAAGTACTGCCAGGCGGCCCACAAGCTGATGGTGGCCGTGTCCGAGGATGTCCTGCAGGTGTACGCAGACTGGCAGCGCTGGCTGTTTGGGGAGCTGCCCCTCAGCTACTTCGCTCGCGTCTTCGATGTCTTCCTGGTGGAGGGGTACAAGGTGCTGTACCGCGTGGCGCTGGCCATCCTCAAGTTCTTTCACAAGGTCAGAGCTGGGCAGCCGCTCGAGTCGGACAGCGTGAAGCAGGACATTCGTGCCTTCGTCAGGGACATCGCCAAGACCGTGTCTCCGGAGAAGCTGCTGGAGAAGGCATTTGCCATCCGCCTCTTCTCCCGCAAGGAGATCCAGCTCCTGCAGATGGCCAACGAGAAGGCTCTGAAGCAGAAAGGCATCACCGTCAAGCAGAAGAG GCAGTTTGTGCACCTAGCCGTGCACGCAGAGAACTTCCACTCGGAGATTGTCAGTGTGAAGGAGATGAGGGACATCTGGTCGTGGGTCCCCGAACGCTTCGCCCTCTGCCAGCCCCTCCTGCTCTTCTCCTCCCTGCAGCACGGGTACAGCCTCACCAG GTTCTATTTCCAGTGTGAAGGACACGAACCCACCCTCTTGCTCATTAAGACCACGCAAAAGGAG GTGTGTGGGGCTTACCTGTCAACAGACTGGAGTGAGAGAAACAAGTTTGGAGGCAAAGTGGGCTTCTTTGGGACCGGAGAGTGCTTCGTGTTTAGG CTGCAGCCTGAGGTCCAGCGCTATGAGTGGGTGGTCATCAAACACCCGGAGCTGACCAAGCCGGTGTCCTTGGAGGCTGTCGCTGCCCCGTCCCCTCCCTGCCGCCCCATGTCCTCAGACCCTGCAGATCGCCTCTCACCCTTCCTGGCCACACGTCACTTCAATCTGCCCTCCAAGACTGAGTCCATGTTCATGGCCGGAGGCAACGACTGCCTCATCATAG GTGGAGGCGGTGGCCAGGCACTCTACATCGATGGGGACCTGAACCGGGGCCGCACCGGCCACTGCGACACTTTCAACAACCAGCCCCTCTGCTCTGAGAACTTCCTCATCGCTGCTGTGGAGGCCTGGGGCTTCCAGGACCCTGACACCCAGTGA
- the NTN3 gene encoding netrin-3, with protein MPGWPWRLLLTAGTLSAALSLGPAAPADPCHDDGGAPRGCVPGLVNAALGREVLASSTCGRPATRACDASDPRRAHPAALLTSAGSTTNPVCWRSEALTQAPHNVTLTVPLGKAFELVFVSLRFCSAPPASVALLKSQDHGRSWAPLGFFSSRCGLDYGRPPAPADGPAGPGPEALCFPEPQVQPDGGGLLAFSVQDGSPPGLDLDSSPVLQDWVTATDIQVVLTRPAVLGDSRDSIATGPYSYSATELQVGGRCKCNGHASRCLLDTQGHLICDCQHGTEGPDCGRCKPFYCDRPWQRATAREAHACLACSCNGHARRCRFNMELYRLSGRRSGGVCLNCRHNTAGRHCHYCQEGFYRDPGRALSDRRACRACDCHPVGAAGKTCNQTTGQCPCKDGVTGLTCNRCAPGFQQSRSPVAPCVKTPVPGPTEESSPVEPQDCDSHCKPARGSYRISLKKFCRKDYAVQVAVGARGEARGSWTRFPVAVLAVFRSGEERARRGSSALWVPARDAACGCPRLLPGRRYLLLGGGPGTEVGGRGPGLSAARGSLVLPWRDAWTRRLRRLQRRERRGRCGTA; from the exons ATGCCCGGCTGGCCCTGGCGGCTGCTGCTGACGGCGGGCACGCTCTCCGCCGCGCTGAGCCTGGGGCCGGCGGCGCCCGCCGACCCCTGCCATGACGACGGGGGCGCGCCCCGCGGCTGCGTGCCAGGCCTAGTGAACGCCGCCTTGGGCCGCGAGGTCCTGGCGTCCAGCACGTGCGGGAGGCCGGCCACGCGGGCCTGTGATGCCTCCGACCCGAGGCGGGCACACCCCGCTGCCCTCCTGACCTCCGCGGGGAGCACCACAAACCCTGTGTGCTGGCGATCGGAGGCACTGACGCAGGCGCCCCACAACGTGACCCTCACAGTGCCCCTGGGCAAGGCTTTCGAGCTGGTGTTCGTGAGCTTGCGCTTCTGCTCCGCGCCCCCTGCCTCGGTGGCGCTGCTCAAGTCACAGGACCATGGGCGCAGCTGGGCCCCACTGGGCTTCTTCTCCTCCCGCTGCGGCCTGGACTatggccgcccgcccgccccagcGGATGGCCcagctggcccagggcctgaaGCTCTGTGCTTCCCTGAGCCCCAGGTCCAGCCCGATGGTGGTGGCCTTCTGGCCTTCAGTGTGCAGGACGGAAGCCCGCCAGGCCTGGATCTGGACAGCAGCCCAGTGCTCCAAGACTGGGTGACGGCCACGGACATTCAAGTAGTACTTACGAGGCCTGCCGTGCTGGGAGACAGCAGGGACTCCATAGCCACGGGCCCTTACTCTTACTCAGCTACTGAGCTCCAGGTGGGCGGGCGCTGCAAGTGCAATGGGCATGCCTCAAGGTGCCTGCTGGACACCCAGGGCCACCTCATCTGCGACTGCCAGCACGGCACGGAGGGCCCCGACTGCGGCCGCTGCAAGCCCTTCTACTGCGATAGGCCATGGCAGCGGGCCACGGCCCGGGAAGCCCACGCCTGCCTTG CTTGCTCCTGCAATGGCCATGCCCGCCGCTGCCGCTTCAACATGGAGCTGTACCGACTGTCCGGCCGTCGCAGTGGCGGCGTCTGTCTCAACTGCCGGCACAATACCGCTGGCCGCCACTGCCACTACTGCCAGGAGGGCTTCTATCGAGACCCTGGCCGTGCCCTGAGTGACCGCCGTGCTTGCAGGG CATGTGACTGTCACCCTGTTGGTGCTGCTGGCAAAACCTGCAACCAGACCACAGGCCAGTGTCCCTGCAAGGATGGCGTCACTGGTCTTACCTGCAATCGCTGTGCCCCTGGCTTCCAGCAGAGCCGTTCTCCGGTGGCCCCCTGCGTTA AGACTCCTGTCCCTGGACCCACTGAGGAGAGTAGCCCCGTGGAGCCCCAGG ACTGCGACTCGCACTGCAAACCAGCCCGCGGCAGTTACCGCATCAGCTTGAAGAAGTTCTGCAGGAAGGACTACG CGGTGCAGGTGGCGGTGGGCGCGCGCGGCGAGGCGCGCGGCTCGTGGACGCGCTTCCCGGTGGCTGTGCTTGCAGTGTTCCGGAGCGGCGAGGAGCGCGCGAGGCGAGGGAGCAGCGCGCTGTGGGTGCCGGCGCGGGACGCGGCCTGCGGCTGCCCGCGCCTACTACCGGGGCGCCGCTACCTGCTGCTGGGGGGCGGGCCGGGGACCGAGgtcgggggccgggggcccgggCTCAGCGCCGCGCGCGGGAGTCTGGTGCTGCCCTGGCGCGACGCGTGGACGCGGCGCCTGCGGAGGCTGCAGCGGCGTGAGCGGCGGGGGCGCTGCGGGACGGCCTGA